The Ochotona princeps isolate mOchPri1 chromosome 1, mOchPri1.hap1, whole genome shotgun sequence genome has a segment encoding these proteins:
- the C1H6orf226 gene encoding uncharacterized protein C6orf226 homolog, translating into MEQRPGVARPGGAAALAGSASASVTLAELVQLVQRGQALPDVQQLHIAATLGEPTASALPRKPKPWEAAGPTEPRGAGERSGPAEAPSLGS; encoded by the coding sequence ATGGAGCAGCGTCCTGGTGTGGCCCGTCCAGGCGGAGCTGCTGCACTTGCAGGGTCAGCCTCGGCCTCTGTGACCCTGGCGGAGCTCGTGCAGCTGGTGCAGCGGGGCCAGGCGCTCCCGGACGTGCAGCAGCTGCACATCGCGGCGACCCTCGGCGAGCCCACGGCGTCCGCGTTGCCGCGCAAGCCCAAGCCCTGGGAGGCGGCGGGCCCCACTGAACCCCGGGGCGCCGGGGAGAGGAGCGGCCCGGCAGAGGCGCCATCGTTGGGGTCCTGA